One stretch of Lysobacter sp. TY2-98 DNA includes these proteins:
- a CDS encoding response regulator transcription factor translates to MSSDRPRVVLADDHRLVAEGLQRLLQDECDLVACVASGTALLDAVRQHAPDLVVSDLAMPDRNGLSVVRELREQGIDVPFVFLTMHAEPALAEQAFRAGASAYVLKSSAGEELLRAIHAVRSGRTYITPTLAAHVIAAPARGRQHVLTDKQRQVLQLVCAGLRSKQVAAELGVSVRTVESHRYAIMQALDVHSTVELVRKAEEYGLTPAPHELRPLA, encoded by the coding sequence ATGTCGTCCGACCGCCCACGCGTTGTGCTCGCCGATGACCACCGCCTGGTCGCCGAAGGCCTGCAGCGCCTGCTGCAGGACGAGTGCGACCTGGTCGCCTGCGTCGCCAGCGGTACCGCGCTGCTCGACGCCGTCCGCCAGCACGCGCCGGACCTCGTCGTCAGCGACCTCGCCATGCCCGATCGCAACGGCCTGAGCGTGGTGCGTGAACTGCGTGAGCAGGGCATCGACGTCCCCTTCGTATTCCTGACCATGCACGCCGAGCCCGCGCTGGCCGAGCAGGCCTTCCGTGCCGGCGCGTCGGCCTACGTGCTCAAGAGCTCGGCCGGCGAGGAACTGCTGCGCGCGATCCACGCGGTGCGCAGCGGGCGTACCTACATCACGCCGACGCTCGCTGCGCACGTCATCGCCGCACCGGCCCGCGGCCGCCAGCACGTGCTCACCGACAAGCAGCGGCAGGTGCTGCAGCTGGTGTGCGCGGGTCTGCGCTCCAAGCAGGTCGCCGCGGAACTCGGCGTTTCCGTGCGCACCGTGGAGTCGCACCGTTACGCGATCATGCAGGCGCTCGACGTGCACAGCACCGTCGAACTGGTGCGCAAGGCCGAGGAGTACGGACTGACGCCCGCGCCGCACGAACTGCGACCGCTCGCCTAG
- a CDS encoding DUF2878 domain-containing protein: protein MRRLATFAGFQWVWWAAVLGAAHGSAAPGVVACALFVALQVRASHTRAADVRLVACSLVLGALFDGALAASGTVTYAATTPGLPAPAWILAMWAAFALTLDHALKGLGPMQAAVLGAVGGPASYVAAQRLGAVTFEEPQPALVALAVGWSCASCLLLVLARRLREQQQAHASRFAGDMR from the coding sequence ATGCGACGCCTCGCCACCTTCGCGGGTTTCCAGTGGGTGTGGTGGGCCGCCGTGCTCGGCGCCGCGCACGGCAGCGCCGCGCCGGGTGTCGTGGCATGCGCGCTGTTCGTCGCGCTGCAGGTGCGCGCGTCGCACACGCGCGCCGCCGACGTGCGGTTGGTCGCGTGTTCGCTCGTGCTGGGTGCGCTGTTCGATGGCGCGCTCGCGGCGTCGGGCACCGTCACGTATGCGGCAACGACGCCCGGGCTGCCTGCGCCGGCATGGATCCTTGCGATGTGGGCGGCGTTCGCGCTGACGCTCGACCATGCGTTGAAGGGACTGGGGCCGATGCAGGCGGCCGTGCTGGGTGCGGTCGGCGGCCCCGCCTCCTACGTCGCCGCGCAGCGGCTTGGCGCGGTGACGTTCGAAGAACCGCAACCCGCGCTCGTCGCGCTCGCGGTGGGCTGGTCGTGCGCGTCGTGCCTGCTGCTGGTGCTCGCCCGTCGCCTGCGCGAACAGCAACAGGCGCACGCGTCGCGCTTTGCCGGGGACATGCGATGA
- a CDS encoding cyclopropane-fatty-acyl-phospholipid synthase family protein gives MNDTVQTLGSTRPPGALDRLLRARVWRQLGALASGGVMVHDAWGSALLGDAARDTATPVMHVHDARFYRAVAAGGSVGAAEAYMDGWWSCDDLVGLVRLLVRNRELLDAAERGPARVAGWMLRATHALRANTRAGARRNIAAHYDLGNDFFRLFLSPDLMYSSALYERDDDTLDVASTRKLDTICRKLQLCPGERVLEIGTGWGGFALHAARNYGCHVTTTTLSREQYGLARQRVADAGLQDRVEVLLRDFRDLDGVYDKLVSIEMVEAIGPGNLQPYFACLRDRLRPEGLALVQAITIEDHRYAQAVRSVDFIKRHVFPGSFIPSIAALMEAKTSASDLALLHLEDMGLSYARTLAAWRTRFLAQLPQVHALGFDERFVRMWTFYLAYCEGGFRERSIGVAQMLFARPGYRPATPVNVVEA, from the coding sequence ATGAACGACACCGTGCAGACCCTTGGTTCCACGCGACCGCCCGGCGCGCTCGACCGCCTGTTGCGCGCGCGGGTATGGCGCCAGCTCGGCGCGCTCGCGTCGGGCGGCGTGATGGTGCACGACGCGTGGGGCTCCGCGCTGCTGGGCGATGCCGCGCGCGACACCGCGACACCGGTGATGCATGTGCACGACGCGCGCTTCTATCGCGCCGTCGCGGCCGGTGGAAGCGTCGGTGCGGCCGAGGCATACATGGACGGCTGGTGGAGCTGCGACGACCTGGTCGGCCTGGTGCGCCTGCTGGTGCGCAACCGCGAATTGCTCGACGCGGCCGAGCGAGGACCAGCGCGCGTGGCGGGATGGATGCTGCGTGCCACGCATGCACTGCGGGCGAATACGCGCGCGGGTGCGCGTCGCAACATCGCCGCGCACTATGACCTCGGGAACGACTTCTTCCGGTTGTTCCTGTCGCCGGATCTCATGTATTCGTCGGCGCTCTACGAGCGCGACGACGACACGCTGGACGTCGCGTCCACCCGCAAGCTCGACACGATCTGCCGCAAGTTGCAGCTGTGCCCGGGCGAGCGCGTGCTCGAGATCGGCACCGGCTGGGGCGGTTTCGCCCTGCACGCTGCACGCAACTACGGCTGCCACGTCACCACCACGACGCTGTCGCGCGAGCAATACGGCCTTGCGCGACAGCGCGTGGCCGATGCCGGCCTGCAGGATCGCGTCGAGGTGCTGCTACGCGACTTCCGCGACCTCGACGGCGTCTACGACAAGCTGGTGTCCATCGAGATGGTGGAAGCCATCGGCCCCGGCAACCTGCAGCCCTACTTCGCCTGCCTGCGCGACCGGCTGCGCCCGGAGGGCCTCGCGCTCGTGCAGGCGATCACCATCGAAGACCACCGTTACGCGCAGGCCGTGCGCTCGGTCGACTTCATCAAGCGCCATGTGTTCCCGGGCTCGTTCATTCCGTCGATCGCTGCGCTGATGGAGGCGAAGACGTCGGCCAGCGACCTCGCCCTGCTGCACCTGGAGGACATGGGCCTGTCGTACGCGCGCACGCTCGCCGCCTGGCGCACGCGCTTCCTCGCGCAGCTCCCGCAGGTGCACGCGCTCGGATTCGACGAGCGCTTCGTACGCATGTGGACGTTCTACCTCGCCTACTGCGAAGGCGGCTTCCGCGAACGCTCGATCGGCGTCGCGCAGATGCTGTTCGCGCGACCGGGCTACCGACCCGCGACGCCCGTGAACGTCGTGGAGGCCTGA
- a CDS encoding DUF1365 domain-containing protein: MSARGDDVGSRRSALYEGRVRHRRFGPRAHAFDYRMAQLFLDLDEVDDVLRRHPLWSTRRRNVAEFRRSDYLGPSSMPLADAVRDRIRGATGTAVDGPIRLLTHARYFGHVFNPVSFYYCYAADGHALDTIVAEITNTPWRERHAYVLNVTEAERRGRALHWQFDKTFHVSPFMAMQRRYAWTFTPPGASLHVHMDVCDGDTREFDATLAMQRRPLDRAALSRVLWRYPAMTLQVLGAIHWQALRLWLKRTPVHDHPTNDAHA, encoded by the coding sequence ATGAGCGCACGCGGTGACGACGTGGGGTCGCGACGCAGCGCGCTGTACGAAGGGCGCGTGCGCCATCGACGCTTTGGCCCGCGCGCGCATGCCTTCGACTACCGCATGGCGCAACTTTTTCTCGACCTCGACGAGGTCGACGACGTGCTGCGTCGACATCCGTTGTGGTCGACGCGCCGTCGCAACGTCGCCGAATTCCGTCGCAGCGACTACCTCGGTCCGTCCTCGATGCCGCTTGCCGACGCCGTGCGCGACCGCATCCGCGGCGCTACGGGGACGGCGGTCGACGGTCCGATCCGGTTGCTGACGCACGCGCGCTACTTCGGCCACGTGTTCAACCCGGTGAGCTTCTACTACTGCTACGCCGCGGACGGCCACGCGCTCGATACCATCGTCGCCGAGATCACCAACACGCCGTGGCGCGAACGCCATGCCTACGTGTTGAACGTGACCGAGGCCGAACGCCGGGGCCGCGCACTGCACTGGCAGTTCGACAAGACCTTCCATGTATCGCCGTTCATGGCCATGCAGCGCCGCTATGCATGGACGTTCACGCCCCCCGGGGCGTCGCTGCACGTCCATATGGACGTATGCGACGGCGATACGCGCGAGTTCGACGCCACGCTGGCGATGCAGCGGCGACCGCTCGACCGCGCCGCGCTGTCGCGCGTGCTCTGGCGCTATCCCGCCATGACGCTGCAGGTGCTCGGCGCGATCCACTGGCAGGCGCTGCGGCTCTGGCTCAAGCGAACCCCGGTCCACGATCACCCCACGAACGACGCCCACGCATGA
- a CDS encoding cyclopropane-fatty-acyl-phospholipid synthase family protein — translation MNTVMDAVSDRPDDGLLGLAERGVLPDPLIRIGIRRLCEQRLRDELRGSLEAQSQRMSERLDGLRASPLALHTEEANRQHYELPASFFAACLGARRKYSCCYYPTGTETVDEAEEAMLLLYAERAGLVDGQDILELGCGWGSLTLWMAERFPAARITAVSNSHGQREYILEQCAIRGFDNVQVITRDVNRLDLEASAYDRCVSVEMFEHMRNYDLLLSRIATWLRPGGQLFVHVFCHRTLLYPFETDGQDDWMGRHFFTGGLMPAADTLLHFQQHLRLERRWLVDGRHYERTANHWLANHDARRDPVMACLREAYGDAAPLWNQRWRIFWMACAELFGYRGGQEWHVAHYRFSRGA, via the coding sequence ATGAACACCGTAATGGATGCGGTTTCCGATCGTCCCGATGACGGCCTGCTCGGGCTCGCCGAACGCGGCGTATTGCCCGATCCGCTCATCCGGATCGGCATCCGCCGGCTGTGCGAACAACGCCTGCGCGACGAACTCCGCGGCAGCCTCGAGGCGCAGTCGCAGCGCATGAGCGAACGCCTCGACGGGCTGCGTGCGAGCCCGCTCGCGCTGCACACCGAGGAGGCGAACCGCCAGCATTACGAGCTTCCGGCGTCGTTCTTCGCAGCGTGCCTGGGCGCGCGCCGAAAATATTCGTGCTGCTACTACCCGACCGGCACGGAGACGGTCGACGAGGCCGAGGAGGCGATGCTGCTGCTGTATGCCGAGCGTGCCGGACTCGTGGACGGCCAGGACATCCTGGAACTCGGCTGCGGCTGGGGCTCGCTGACGCTGTGGATGGCCGAGCGCTTTCCGGCGGCACGCATCACCGCGGTGTCGAACTCCCATGGCCAGCGCGAATACATCCTCGAGCAGTGCGCTATTCGCGGGTTCGACAACGTCCAGGTCATCACGCGCGACGTCAACCGCCTCGACCTGGAGGCGAGTGCGTACGACCGCTGCGTGTCGGTCGAGATGTTCGAGCACATGCGCAACTACGACCTGCTGCTGTCGCGCATCGCCACGTGGCTGCGGCCCGGCGGCCAGCTGTTCGTGCACGTGTTCTGCCACCGCACGCTGCTCTATCCGTTCGAGACGGACGGCCAGGACGACTGGATGGGCCGTCACTTCTTCACGGGTGGCCTGATGCCTGCGGCCGACACCTTGCTGCACTTCCAGCAGCACCTGCGGCTGGAGCGTCGCTGGCTGGTCGACGGTCGCCATTACGAGCGTACGGCCAACCACTGGTTGGCCAATCACGATGCGCGACGCGACCCGGTCATGGCCTGCCTGCGCGAGGCCTACGGCGATGCGGCGCCGCTCTGGAACCAGCGCTGGCGCATCTTC
- a CDS encoding FAD-dependent oxidoreductase: MRIAVIGSGISGLASAWLLSRVHEVVLFEAADYLGGHTHTHEVVVDGHTLSVDTGFIVHNPVHYPLLTRLFDELGVATQPTTMSFSVHNARTGLEYNATSLDALFCQRRNLVSARFWRMLADLRRFYRSAPSLLASDDAGPTLGDYLQCEGYGDAFRDDHLVPMASALWSAPVRDVLRFPARHLVQFMANHQMLQLTGRPQWRVVTGGSSRYVRAMQASWRATVRSRTPVRAVRRDDDGVFVHTAAGEERFDRVVLACHSDQALGLLTDADARERDVLGAIGYQHNDVALHTDARLLPRRRKAWAAWNAHVDADPAQPCTVSYCMNLLQGLPVRTPLVVTLNRDDAIDPRRVLKRVAYSHPVFTTAAVAAQARRHEIQGRRHTWFAGAYWGWGFHEDGVRSAVDVAEALGAPWRSADTAGARGAVIAASPDPAWSAP, from the coding sequence ATGCGCATCGCCGTCATCGGTTCGGGCATCTCCGGCCTCGCCAGCGCGTGGCTGCTCTCGCGCGTGCACGAGGTCGTGCTGTTCGAGGCCGCGGACTATCTCGGGGGACACACGCATACCCATGAGGTCGTCGTCGACGGGCACACGCTGTCGGTCGACACCGGTTTCATCGTCCACAACCCGGTGCACTACCCGCTGCTGACCCGACTGTTCGACGAACTCGGCGTCGCCACGCAACCGACGACGATGAGCTTCTCGGTGCACAACGCGCGCACCGGGCTCGAATACAACGCGACGTCGCTCGACGCGCTGTTCTGCCAGCGCCGCAACCTGGTGTCCGCACGGTTCTGGCGGATGCTCGCCGACCTGCGCCGCTTCTACCGCAGCGCGCCGTCGCTCCTTGCGAGCGACGACGCCGGCCCCACGCTCGGCGACTACCTGCAATGCGAAGGCTACGGCGACGCCTTCCGCGACGACCACCTGGTGCCCATGGCGTCGGCGCTGTGGTCCGCGCCGGTGCGCGATGTCCTGCGCTTCCCCGCGCGCCATCTCGTCCAGTTCATGGCCAACCACCAGATGCTGCAGCTGACGGGGCGGCCGCAATGGCGCGTCGTCACCGGTGGCTCGTCGCGCTACGTGCGGGCGATGCAGGCATCGTGGCGCGCAACGGTGCGGTCGCGGACACCCGTGCGGGCGGTGCGTCGCGACGACGACGGCGTGTTCGTCCACACCGCGGCCGGGGAAGAGCGTTTCGACCGCGTCGTGCTCGCCTGCCACAGCGACCAGGCCCTCGGCCTGCTGACCGACGCCGACGCGCGCGAGCGCGACGTGCTCGGGGCGATCGGCTACCAGCACAACGACGTCGCGCTGCACACCGACGCGCGCCTACTGCCGCGACGTCGCAAGGCTTGGGCCGCGTGGAACGCGCATGTCGACGCCGACCCCGCGCAGCCCTGCACCGTCAGCTACTGCATGAACCTGCTCCAGGGTCTGCCCGTGCGTACGCCGCTGGTGGTCACACTCAACCGTGACGATGCCATCGATCCGCGGCGCGTCCTCAAGCGCGTCGCGTACAGCCATCCGGTGTTCACCACTGCAGCGGTCGCGGCGCAGGCCCGTCGCCACGAGATCCAGGGGCGACGCCATACCTGGTTCGCCGGCGCCTACTGGGGCTGGGGTTTCCACGAGGACGGCGTGCGCAGCGCGGTCGACGTAGCGGAGGCGCTCGGCGCACCGTGGCGCTCGGCGGACACTGCCGGCGCGCGCGGTGCGGTCATCGCGGCGTCCCCCGACCCGGCGTGGAGCGCGCCATGA
- a CDS encoding DUF1295 domain-containing protein, giving the protein MSVFTALLIVWAGAAVAQTFAWRWQQRRRDAGIVDVVWAGGVGASAVVLAVLGDGALAPRIALALFGGTWGFRLATHLWRRVRGEHEDGRYAALRAGWGDHGARWFAVFQAQALLVVIFALPFVAVARTPITPAWPILLAAMITWLLAVGGEAVADAQLARFRADPRNRGRTLRTGLWKYSRHPNYFFEWLHWFTYVLLAVGSPIAWLAWAGPITMYVFLRWLSGIPHTERQALRTRGDDYRAYQRSTPMLFPWFPKESP; this is encoded by the coding sequence ATGAGCGTCTTCACTGCCTTGCTGATCGTGTGGGCGGGCGCGGCGGTTGCGCAGACGTTCGCGTGGCGTTGGCAGCAACGCCGGCGCGACGCCGGCATCGTCGACGTGGTCTGGGCCGGCGGCGTCGGCGCGAGCGCGGTGGTGCTCGCCGTACTCGGCGACGGTGCGCTCGCGCCACGCATCGCGCTCGCGCTGTTCGGCGGCACTTGGGGGTTCCGTCTCGCCACGCACCTGTGGCGGCGCGTGCGTGGCGAACACGAGGACGGGCGCTACGCCGCACTGCGCGCCGGCTGGGGCGACCACGGCGCGCGCTGGTTCGCGGTGTTCCAGGCGCAGGCCCTGCTGGTCGTGATCTTCGCGCTGCCGTTCGTTGCGGTCGCGCGCACACCGATCACACCTGCGTGGCCCATTCTCCTCGCAGCGATGATCACGTGGTTGCTCGCAGTCGGCGGCGAAGCCGTCGCCGATGCGCAGCTCGCGCGCTTCCGCGCCGATCCCCGCAATCGTGGACGGACGCTGCGGACCGGCCTGTGGAAGTACAGCCGGCATCCGAACTACTTCTTCGAGTGGCTTCACTGGTTCACGTACGTCCTGCTCGCGGTCGGCTCGCCCATCGCATGGCTGGCCTGGGCCGGCCCCATCACGATGTACGTGTTCCTGCGCTGGTTGAGCGGCATTCCGCACACCGAGCGCCAGGCCCTGCGCACGCGCGGCGACGACTACCGCGCCTATCAGCGCAGCACACCGATGCTGTTTCCATGGTTTCCGAAGGAGTCGCCATGA
- a CDS encoding acyl-CoA desaturase, with translation MTSLPTARTAAVASLLRWFDGAAGVPVADDPRADRIDMLRALPFAALHLGCVGIVWTGVSATALAVAIALYLVRMFAITGFYHRYFSHRTFRTSRAVQFVFAVLGASCVQRGPLWWAAHHRHHHANADSPRDLHSPRVHGFWRSHVGWFLTRRAFATDLARVPDLARFPELRWLDRFDVAVPLALMALLYGVGALLARVAPGLGTSGSQLVVWGFFVSTVALFHVTVTINSLAHRFGSRRFETRDDSRNNPLLALVTLGEGWHNNHHFFPGTARQGFYWWEIDLTWYGLELLAALGLVHDVKRVPAWVHAKARA, from the coding sequence ATGACTTCCCTTCCCACTGCACGCACCGCTGCCGTCGCCTCGCTCCTTCGCTGGTTCGACGGTGCGGCGGGCGTGCCCGTCGCGGACGATCCGCGCGCCGACCGGATCGACATGCTGCGTGCGCTTCCGTTCGCCGCGCTCCACCTTGGTTGCGTGGGCATCGTCTGGACCGGCGTATCGGCGACCGCACTGGCGGTCGCGATCGCGCTGTATCTGGTGCGCATGTTCGCGATCACCGGCTTCTACCACCGCTACTTCTCCCATCGCACATTCCGCACGTCACGCGCCGTGCAGTTCGTGTTCGCCGTGCTGGGCGCGTCGTGCGTGCAGCGCGGCCCGCTGTGGTGGGCCGCGCATCACCGCCACCACCACGCGAACGCCGACTCGCCTCGCGACCTGCATTCGCCGCGCGTGCACGGCTTCTGGCGCAGCCACGTCGGCTGGTTCCTGACGCGGCGTGCGTTCGCCACCGACCTGGCGCGCGTGCCCGACCTGGCGCGCTTCCCCGAGCTGCGCTGGCTCGACCGCTTCGACGTCGCCGTCCCGCTCGCCCTCATGGCGCTGCTGTACGGCGTCGGCGCGCTGCTCGCGCGCGTCGCCCCCGGGCTGGGCACCAGCGGCTCCCAACTCGTGGTCTGGGGCTTCTTTGTGTCGACGGTCGCGCTGTTCCACGTCACGGTGACGATCAACTCGCTCGCGCACCGTTTCGGCTCGCGACGGTTCGAAACGCGCGACGACAGCCGCAACAACCCGCTGCTCGCGCTGGTGACGCTCGGCGAGGGCTGGCACAACAACCACCACTTCTTCCCCGGCACCGCGCGCCAGGGCTTCTACTGGTGGGAAATCGACCTTACCTGGTACGGCCTGGAGTTGCTCGCCGCGCTCGGGCTCGTGCACGACGTCAAGCGCGTGCCCGCCTGGGTGCACGCCAAGGCGCGGGCCTGA
- a CDS encoding MASE1 domain-containing protein yields MSAQASSMRSVGLGALVAASVACSQWASMLLWMPNPRSHMVWFPGAVLLSALLLQPRRRWWICLLATAVGEAAAFGALGVPPLAVMTAMLGSLVATPLVAAALHALGRRLQSPLEDFRLLTAFVLTGGLALPMLSAAWIAYAIRGTVLAPYLSDWPNVSLAQSLGNLMLVPAVVWLAMQRRQRVPLEASRARLAVGAALLVLLCLAWTSPLPMERLQPALLVAPVPFLIWAMVCFRSLGASLAMLTVGLLAMHFSAAGIGPFIRDDLATTTVAVQLWTVLLTVALLYMTVVVEQHATRTYALQHAHGRLQAMTVQLMRAQEDERARIARDLHDGINQSMASIAIRLSIERQNAQGPARALLAELQAAVTEVSEDVRRMSHALHPSLLRYAGLAPALQALCDAQPSTTRVQAQLQDVPDLPLDVATALYRIAQEALHNIEKHAGASEVQVGLEREGRRVRLRIEDDGIGLQQGAAAPAQGLGLLSMRERTREIGGALHIGSRTAERSGVVVLVEVDCPLTRDDRVPASGARVYSSTDRMDS; encoded by the coding sequence ATGAGTGCACAGGCGTCGTCGATGCGTTCGGTCGGGCTGGGCGCGCTGGTCGCGGCTTCGGTGGCCTGCTCGCAATGGGCGTCGATGCTGCTGTGGATGCCGAATCCTCGCAGCCACATGGTGTGGTTTCCGGGCGCGGTGCTGTTGAGTGCGTTGCTGCTGCAGCCGCGGCGGCGCTGGTGGATCTGCCTGCTGGCGACTGCCGTGGGCGAAGCGGCAGCGTTCGGTGCACTCGGGGTACCGCCGTTGGCGGTGATGACGGCGATGCTGGGATCGCTGGTTGCCACGCCGCTGGTCGCCGCCGCCCTGCACGCATTGGGCCGGCGGCTGCAGTCACCCCTCGAAGACTTCCGGCTGCTCACCGCGTTCGTGCTGACAGGCGGGCTCGCGCTGCCGATGCTGAGCGCGGCATGGATCGCCTATGCGATCCGCGGCACCGTGCTTGCGCCCTATCTGTCCGACTGGCCGAACGTGTCGCTCGCGCAGAGTCTGGGCAACCTGATGCTGGTCCCGGCCGTGGTGTGGCTTGCGATGCAACGGCGGCAGCGGGTGCCGTTGGAGGCGAGCCGCGCGCGCCTTGCCGTCGGTGCGGCGCTGCTCGTGCTGCTGTGCCTCGCGTGGACGTCGCCACTGCCGATGGAACGCCTGCAACCGGCGCTGCTGGTCGCGCCGGTCCCATTCCTGATCTGGGCGATGGTGTGCTTCCGCTCCTTGGGCGCGTCGCTCGCGATGCTGACGGTCGGCCTGCTCGCCATGCATTTCAGCGCGGCAGGTATCGGCCCCTTCATCCGCGACGACCTGGCGACCACCACCGTTGCGGTGCAGCTTTGGACGGTGTTGCTCACGGTCGCGCTGCTCTACATGACGGTCGTCGTCGAGCAGCACGCCACGCGCACCTACGCCCTCCAACACGCGCACGGTCGGCTGCAGGCGATGACGGTGCAGCTCATGCGCGCGCAGGAAGACGAGCGCGCGCGCATCGCCCGAGATCTGCACGACGGCATCAACCAGTCGATGGCGTCGATCGCCATCCGCCTCAGCATCGAGCGACAGAACGCGCAGGGCCCGGCGCGCGCGCTGCTCGCCGAACTGCAGGCGGCGGTGACGGAGGTGTCGGAGGACGTACGGCGCATGTCGCATGCCTTGCATCCGAGCCTGCTGCGGTACGCCGGTCTCGCGCCGGCGCTGCAGGCGCTGTGCGATGCGCAGCCGTCCACGACGCGCGTGCAGGCCCAGCTGCAGGACGTTCCGGACCTGCCGCTCGACGTCGCCACGGCGCTGTATCGCATCGCCCAGGAAGCGCTGCACAACATCGAGAAGCATGCCGGCGCGAGCGAGGTGCAGGTCGGGCTGGAGCGCGAAGGCAGGCGTGTGCGGCTGCGAATCGAGGACGACGGCATCGGTCTGCAGCAGGGAGCGGCCGCCCCGGCCCAGGGCCTCGGTCTGCTGAGCATGCGTGAACGCACGCGTGAGATCGGTGGGGCGTTGCACATCGGCTCGCGCACCGCGGAGCGAAGCGGAGTGGTCGTTCTGGTCGAGGTCGACTGTCCGCTCACGCGCGACGACCGTGTGCCCGCATCGGGCGCGCGCGTGTACTCGTCGACGGACCGCATGGACTCCTGA
- a CDS encoding S41 family peptidase, whose translation MRFAPLLAAAALFAIAATPAAPAVETRIEGAGLVHDVDLLQSAYERLHPGLYRSTTPARMARDFDALRDELRGGATLAQAYMAFSRLAAQVKCGHTYTNFHNQPEAIRSALFEAGRGRVPFHFRWVDQRMIVVRAAASAPDLAPGTEVVSINGVPVREVLAALLPYTRADGANDAKRIAQLQVLGDEKYEPFDVFFALAFPAPGDMFDLVVLRPGETTPQQMRVPGLAWPERLAMRPAVREGGAPWRLDRTRSGFAVLDMPTWALYDTPWDWKAFLTDTFVQLERDHVPALVIDLRANEGGMDIGDGLLAHLIDRPVQRPFYRQLVRYRSVPADLRPHLDTWDRSFDDWGADAIPFDVRYYQLTRWHPASPGEPIAPEAPHYSGRVYVLTSATNSSATFQFAQLLHASGRGTLVGEPTGGNLRGINGSAFYFLRLPHSGIELDLPLVAQVSDSPQPDGGVAPDIVAVPDRASIAAGRDVALEAVAKDLVSHR comes from the coding sequence ATGCGTTTCGCACCGCTTCTTGCCGCCGCAGCGCTGTTCGCCATCGCCGCAACCCCTGCGGCGCCGGCAGTGGAAACGCGCATCGAGGGCGCTGGGCTTGTGCACGATGTCGACCTACTCCAGTCGGCCTACGAGCGCCTGCATCCGGGCCTGTATCGGTCCACCACACCCGCCCGGATGGCGCGCGACTTCGACGCGCTGCGCGACGAGCTGCGCGGTGGCGCCACGCTCGCTCAGGCGTACATGGCGTTCTCGCGCCTCGCGGCGCAGGTGAAGTGCGGTCACACGTACACGAACTTCCACAATCAGCCGGAAGCGATCCGCAGCGCGCTGTTCGAAGCCGGCCGCGGACGCGTGCCCTTCCATTTCCGCTGGGTCGACCAGCGCATGATCGTGGTACGCGCGGCCGCGTCGGCGCCTGATCTCGCGCCGGGAACCGAGGTTGTTTCGATCAACGGCGTGCCCGTTCGCGAAGTGCTGGCGGCACTACTGCCCTACACGCGGGCTGACGGCGCCAATGATGCCAAGCGCATCGCGCAGCTGCAGGTTCTCGGTGACGAGAAGTACGAGCCGTTCGATGTCTTCTTCGCGCTGGCGTTTCCTGCGCCAGGCGACATGTTCGATCTGGTCGTGCTGCGCCCTGGCGAAACGACACCCCAGCAGATGCGAGTTCCCGGCCTGGCGTGGCCGGAGCGCCTCGCGATGCGCCCTGCAGTGCGCGAGGGCGGGGCGCCCTGGCGGCTCGACCGCACGCGATCGGGTTTCGCGGTGCTCGACATGCCGACGTGGGCGCTCTACGACACGCCATGGGACTGGAAGGCGTTTCTGACCGACACCTTCGTCCAGCTGGAACGGGATCATGTTCCCGCGCTCGTGATCGACCTGCGCGCGAACGAGGGCGGCATGGACATTGGCGACGGGCTGCTCGCGCATCTCATCGATCGACCCGTCCAACGCCCGTTCTACCGCCAGCTCGTCCGCTACCGCAGCGTGCCTGCCGACCTGAGGCCGCATCTGGATACCTGGGATCGCTCCTTTGATGACTGGGGTGCGGACGCGATCCCGTTCGACGTGCGCTATTACCAGCTGACCCGCTGGCATCCGGCATCGCCGGGTGAGCCCATCGCGCCCGAGGCACCGCATTACTCCGGGCGCGTCTACGTGCTGACGTCCGCAACGAACAGTTCGGCGACATTCCAGTTCGCGCAACTGCTGCACGCCAGCGGACGCGGCACCCTGGTGGGCGAACCCACCGGCGGAAACCTGCGCGGCATCAACGGAAGCGCCTTCTATTTTCTGCGCCTGCCGCACTCGGGCATCGAACTCGATCTGCCGCTCGTCGCGCAGGTTTCGGACAGTCCACAGCCGGACGGCGGCGTGGCACCGGACATCGTCGCTGTTCCCGATCGCGCGTCGATCGCGGCGGGTCGGGATGTAGCATTGGAGGCGGTGGCAAAGGACCTCGTTTCGCATCGCTGA